In Rosa rugosa chromosome 4, drRosRugo1.1, whole genome shotgun sequence, the genomic stretch TCACATCGGAATACCAAGTGAGAAAAAGCATGACCACTTTACCTTATCACTATCATTTCTCATCACATTAGTGGTCAAAGCCATCAACTTTTTCTTGCAAAGATAGTCTCAATAATACTCAAACATTCTAAATCTGCACAGAAAATACTGAAAATTTCCACTCCAATTAAGATGCATGATGCCTCACCCCTCCAATTAAGGTAGCGAGGATACTGAAGAGGAAGGGTAAGATATAGAATCTAACTGAGAGTAGGATGACCTCAATCCGGTATCCATCCTGCCATAGCTGCTTGGAATTTGATCCTTGTTGCTGGTTGCTATAACTTCCTGAAAATATAGAAGAAAAGAATAGTGTGTTTAAACTCAAATCTTTTCTTACTAAAGATATTACTCAAAAAATTTGTTGTTTCAAACTTGTCAAAGACTTAACTCAGATACTGATATTTGACAGAAAAATATAAATTCAGTGATACTGATATTTGATAGAAAAATATAAATTCAGTGATACTGATATTTGATAGAAAAATATAAACCCAACTGATAGTAGTGATATAAATGCAAAAACAAGCAATTATATgaaattaataatatttcatccaaaaaaaaaaaggaacaacaaATGAAACCTCCTTTTCCTTTATTTATTCAGTATAGATGGGCTTTTTCTGTTCCATTGGCAAGCATACCTGAATCAGTTGTTGAGCCGCCTGAACCTGTGATGAGGTGCCTTTTATTTCCACTGTAATTTCATCAGGTAGTCCCCTGCTCTCTTGTACAGTTAACAAGGCTCCACTACTACGACGAATAAATTCAATACTCCTTCCTTCAACCCCAATAATGTCCTCAGCATAAGACAGAGGAATTTGCATTGTTTGCGTAATCTGATTATAGAATGCAGCAGAGAAAATACTGTTAACATAAAACAGAAAAATACCCCAATGATGTCCTCGGCATAAGACAGAGGATTTGCATTGTTTGGGTAATCTCCCTATAGAATGCAGCAGAGAATCTATTGTTATCAAGATTTCATACATAGAACAACAAAATACAAGACTGAAGCAGAATCAATCTCAAGATTACAGGGTTCTTATTGCTTGTGTAGCCCTATTCACACTAATAGTTGTTTCatgaacaacaacaaaaattcaGAGTATATATAGACAAACTGGCATATGCAACACAGCCTGACACATTCTGGCACTATAGGTTTCCAATTGACAACAATGTTTCACAATATCCCCTACATCAAGACATTTGTTCTCAAATACACCGAGTCCTTTTGGACTAGAAAAGCCAAAGCTAAGAGAATAAAGTCGACTGTGGTTGTGTGTTATAGTGCAAGTCAAGACATAAATGAGCTTTGTTACTGCAACGTAAGAAGTATAAGCTAAAAGGATGAAACAGTAAGAAAGACGAACCTGAGTAACAATAGGAGCACCAGGACGGCCAAGTCCTGAAGAATGTATTGAAGAAAGAGAAGCCTCTTGTCCATAAATGGAAAGTCCAGAGGATGGGAGTTGTGATTCCAATTGCGACTCACGGCTGAGAAACAAAGATTCCCGTGTAGCTGTGAGAGGATAATTAGTGCCACCTCCAGTTTGAGTTGCAGTATGAAGCAACGACTTGTCAGCCCAGGGATCTGGTTGGCGTTCTTGAGAAACTGGAGCAGTGTATTGAAGATGCACCCATAGTCAATAAACTGTTCAAGCATTGACTAGGCACCACCTTGGGGATTAGCACTTGTACCTTGAAGATGTTTGAACTCCTCACCTATCCAAACAAAAGTTTGGCAGTGTCTACTCCAGTCTATAGAGCCAAGGTCGATATGCTGTCTACCATACTTTTCATGCATTAAGAATTCAGAAACATGCAGAACAAGTTTTCGAAAGAATGGAGAGAACCATGTAAGTGAACTAATTACTTGGCACAATATGTTGGAATGAGGAAACTAGGTAATAAATCAATATTCAGATTGTGTGAGGTTGATATACAACGCATCACTTTCTAACATTTAAATAGTTATTGGAAGGGCTTTAGAAGTCAATGACAAGCACAGTTTCTGATGAACACGAAACAATACCTTGATTTCCAAATATGTGATGGCGCCACCTTCTTTGCAGGAGTGTCCTCAGCAGTTGTTACCACAGATTTTGAAATTTCATCTGCTCCTGATGCAGGGAAATTCAAAATAAGTGATGACAGGAATGGATCAGTAGCTGCATTAGTGACATTAGCATTCTCTGATCGATATCCCCCACTCCCTAAAAGCACCTGGAGATGAGCCTCACGAAGATCCTGGCCAAGGAGAGACAGTGCTTGACTATTAGGAACAGCAACCCTACGTAACCTGCGACGTCTCTGCAAGTGATCTTATGTTAAGGGAAACTAAATGTATGAATCAAACTCAGTACATGGTTATATATTATCAGGCATTTAATAATGAGTGAGATCTCAACATTATTAAACTTCAGGTTTAAAGGATATCTTGAACAAGTGCCCATGTTGCAGTGTAATATGACTTAACATGTCCCGTGTAACTTTAATTGAGCAAATCGGACAAACCTGCAAAGAAGGGAAGTAAATACAACTTCAGTCTTTTTTGCATCAAAtatcaataaaatttagaaATTTGTTACACCTAGCCTTCATCTATTGCAGAAATAGGAAAACATGGGTGCAAACTACAAAGTAACTAAAGGAAATTAAGCAGACTAGTACGTTGTTACAACAAAGTTTCATCATTGCAAGTTCAGGAGTGGAAGTACAGCAGATAATTAACACTCACCTACCATTTCATTACTTAAGAACTCAAAAAGAAGTTTAATGTGACTTTAAGTCTTAAAGTTAATCCTTAATAGTTAAAAAGTTCTCCATTATTGTTCCAACTTCTAACTTCCAACCATGGTGAGGCATCAAGTGATAGAATATCTAACTCATCCGACCTCCATATATTCAGTGCAAGCGGATATAACTCATGTGTGGAGAATTTCATAACGATAAAACCAATCAAATGAAGCAACATAAACTATTAGCATTTCCGCTTAAAATTAAAACACAattgaacttttttttcttgCCAAAACAATTTGAGTTGCTTGACGATAGATAATAGTTCGGGCAGACCTCAAATAAAGGACAGGGGGTGAGAGCTGTAGGCATTCAATAACAAACAGAAGATACCATGATGGAGAGTCATATTCAACCATCATATAAATGACAAATCAAATGATTCAACCATTCTGCAATTTCAAATAGGCATTCCCCAGTTTAAGGTTTGTGCACATCTCATACTAAATGACCAAATTGAATAAAAGCATCCAAAGCCGACTACTTTAACCCTCTTTTACAAAACAATCTCATCATGAAACGGAGTCCATGGAAAAGGAGCATTAACCATCTAATCTATTCTCAGCTCAAACCAACTGTCACTAAAATTGATATGAACCAACCAACTGTCACTAAAATTGTTCTTGCTCACCATTCTCAAGCTCATGGAAAATCATATCATCAGCAAATTCATCACCATATGAAGAATTGAACATACAATGCAGATAATCATTAAGCAAGTGTTACAAGAACACATCCACATTAATAATTACCAAGAACACTCAAAATTTTCTATGACCCAGTTCAATTGGGACTCACAAACAGAAGCAGGGGCAAAACTACAAAGTATAAACCACCATGACCATTTAACTGACACATCAAAACAAATTCCCCAGACTCTGTTAGTTTGGAGGACAACGCATCTATAACCCTTGCACTAAATCAAGTCAGGAAGAGGCAACCATAAGCTACCATTACTAGTTTAATAGTAGTTATGTTCTCCATTTTAACTTCTTTAATAGTAGTTTAATAGCCACCATTAGCAGAACAAAGATATACCCattaaagaaaaattagaaacaCCCTCAAAGCTCCAAGCTTTGCACTGGAAACTAAACCAACATTGCAGAAATCCCAAAAACAAACACAGAACAGAACACCAAGAATGTTAGAGATTTCTCTTACAGGTTTCTGTTCCTGATCTGACACGAtctccaatctctctctctctctctctctctgagatagaaatctctcttcttttttctgaGAGAAGGGTCTAAATTCTCTGTAGAACAAGTTCCTAATGTTTTGTTAAGAACAAGTTCCATGAAGAATGTTTTTATCCAGATCCCAGTAAATAAATTGTTTTTATCCAGATCCCCAAAGCCCTACCTGGGAGAATCTTAGTACTTCCAACAAACAGTACATCCCCGATGACCATCTCAGCTACAATATTCAATTTCAGAATACACAAAACACTCAATCAACTAATTGAACCATTAAAATCTCAACTGAATTAAGAAAGTATGAATGGAAATTGAAAGTACCGAAGATGCAGCCGAGGGTCCAAATGTCCGCCAAGTCGAGTAATCTGTGGACCCAAGCAAAATCTCCAACACCTGGTAACAGAGAGTGACCATGTACGGCATAAAAACTCGCAAAAGAAAGCGAAAGACTGACTGATCCCATCGCCAATCTTGAGGCTCTGTTGTTTCTGGTCAAGCAGCAGATTCTTAGGTCTAGGTTTCGGTGAGTATGCTGTTATCATTACAGTCGTCGACGCCCTTCAGGTGCTGGAAGAGAAGCTTTTTGACCAAATCGGATGGCAAGGGTTTGACGGCGACCGTTAGCGACCCCAAATTCTAGCCTCTGGTAAGCCGTTGTCTTCGTGATCGGAAATTGAATCGACGGGTTGAGGAGCAGAGGGCGGAGAAGACCAGAGCGAGCTGTTGAGCAAGGTGGAGAGGGAGCTCAGATCGAGGCCGGGCTCAGGATTCAGAGCTGTTACTTCAATTTTAGATCGAGGTCGGGATCTCGGCACTTCAGATTCCGCCTGAGAATGGAGGAGGGAGGATTGTGatggtgaggaggaggaggaggaggaggagctcgaGTCTGGGTTGAGAATGGAGGTCAAGACTGAACTTAGGGTTtgtgtttcagttttggggtcgggcgcaatttttttttttaagtatgaaagttttgagttttagtccccgcttcttcatttcacttaaaagacttagcgctttttgcaaaactaggttcccgcaaattttcaaacaaaacttttaacaccggtcattttaagaactgatgttaatagtatacatttaaatcggtatttttttAAAACGATGTTaacttacttttttacatcatgtgcaagtctgaccgatttaaatgatgtgatgtaaatgaacagatttctagtagtgaatgATTCCTTCTCGGGTGGACATTATGCGGTAATCTCGGGTGCAATCGCTACTCAAAATAAGACATGAATAAAATCCAATGCTCACTCCATCATCTAGAGAGTGAGGTGGAATCTTTTCTTTTACGGGTCATTTCCATGAATAAACTCATGTAGGATTCCAGTTGACTagctttttctttttaactttttttttaccagctttttcttttgtttcaacttttttttacatgaccaaaaaaaaaactctattttttaaaatttttttatgACAATCTCTATATTTCTTTTCATACCTTCATTTTGACAAGAATATACACACATAACAAATGCAACACAACATGCGGTTGCTACTTGCTAAGGCGAGATTTGTGGCCTCGACTGAACTACATGTATCGGTCCATCTTTTACCACACATTCAATGTCCTGAGAACAACCGCAAATGCCTGGTGCAATTCTCCTCTTTATCCACGATTACGCTGTGCATAGTTAAAATACTCTCTTTTTGGGAAACAGGACAAGACAAAGAATGCTTTGCATTTATTCTTACATTTCAAATAAATGCCTCTTCACTATGAATGCAGAAAGTCAAACGGTCAAATTGACTCTTTGCACCTATACCATGGGACTGTGTAGTGTTTACCGTGTCGAGAGGCCAACACAATGAATCTTCATCTACTTTGGTTCTGATCATGTTCAGAATTCCAGGAAGGTTGATTCTTGGGAACCAATAATGCAAAGGACAAATTATAAGGAAGTGGAAATTCAAaaaagatgttggttatgtaatcAATATTAATTGACAATGCACGAAGTTAACCCTCATAGTTACAATCCCATAAAAAATGTGTCTATTTTCCAACATGGAATTCATATTCTCAACATTCTTGTTCTGTCTtcactttgaaaaaaaaaatatatattatgattccacagaaGCATATCTCCAGTTGAACAAACTAATGTTTGACCATACGATGGTGCAACAG encodes the following:
- the LOC133706787 gene encoding protein DEHYDRATION-INDUCED 19-like, whose translation is MPYMVTLCYQVLEILLGSTDYSTWRTFGPSAASSLRWSSGMYCLLEVLRFSQVCPICSIKVTRDMLSHITLQHGHLFKLQRRRRLRRVAVPNSQALSLLGQDLREAHLQVLLGSGGYRSENANVTNAATDPFLSSLILNFPASGADEISKSVVTTAEDTPAKKVAPSHIWKSRQHIDLGSIDWSRHCQTFVWIGEEFKHLQGTSANPQGGA